A window of Paenibacillus phoenicis genomic DNA:
GCGATGCCTCTTCCAGCACTTTCGCAGCGGTTGCGCTGTCGACGCCGGTGGCGATTTTGAGGATGCGGATGGAACGGTCATACAACTTCTTGTTGCTAGCCTTCAAGTCCACCATCAGGTTATTGTACGTTTTCCCCAGCTTCACCATCGTGCAGGTCGTGAGCATGTTAAGCACCAGCTTCTGCGCCGTTCCCGCCTTCAGACGGGTTGAACCCATAATCGCTTCCGGCCCTACGACAGGTGAGATACAAATATCGCAGACGGCCTCCAGCTTGGATGCCTTGTTGTTGACGATGCCAATGGTCGTCGCCCCCAGCTCGGCAGCTTTCTTCAGGCTGGCGATGACGAAGCTGGCGCTGCCGCTGGCAGAAATACCGATCACAGCATCCTTGTTCGTCACCCCAAGCCGTTCGATTAATGCGATCCCCTCCTCTTCGTTATCCTCATAACCTTCGACAGCTGCTCTTAAAGCGATGTCTCCACCAGCGATATGCCCTTGCACCAGCTCAGGATCAACGCCGAAGGTTGGTGGACATTCCGAAGCATCCAGCACCCCCAATCTACCAGAAGTTCCTGCCCCGATATAAAACATTCTCCCCCCCTGCATCAGCAGTTGGTGCAGAAGATCCACCGCCTTGGTGATCTGCGGAATTTCCGCAGCAACGGAGGCGGGCACCGTGGCATCCTCCCGATTCAGCAGACGCAGCATTTCTTCGGTCGAGCATTCATCAATCCTTAGCGTGTTCTGGTTGATAGCCTCCGTCGTCAGACCTGCATAATATTCTTCCATGGCGTCTTCATTCTCCTCACTGATGATCTGGTTTGATCCACCCTTTACTTGAGTCTTAGTTTACGGTGGTAAACTTTACCCCGTCAATAGTTTTTGAAATAAAATTTTACTATGTAATATATTTTTGATTTTTTACTCCTTTTTTCAACAAAAAAAGACATTGGATCGTCAGGATCCCATGTCTCGTGGAGTTGATACTCTTATCTTTTGTGTTTCGCGGCTAAAATACTGTGCGTTTTGGTCAAATACTTCTTCACATTTTGATATTCCGCACTGGCCACCCCAGCAAACAGCATATCAATGATCGTTAGCATCGCAATCCGGGAACCCATCGCCCCGCTACGCATGGTGATCTCGGGTGTGGAAATGCCAAGCAGGATATCCGCCTTATCTGCAAGCTCACTTTTGTTGTATTTGGTAATGGCGACGGTCGTAGCGTTGTTCTTCTTGGCAATCTCCAGTGTCTCTATGATTTCCAAGGTATTTCCGGAGTTAGAGACGAAGATGGCAACGTCACCTTTGCCAAGCAATGTCGCCGCGGTCAACTGACTGTGCCCATCGGTGTACGAATGACACATTTTATTAATTCGTGAAAATTTCTGTTCCCCGTCCTGACACACCAATCCGGAGGCGCCGATCCCAAAGAACACAATGCGGTTGGAGGCACGCAGCGCTTTAACGGCACGGGCAACCTCACCGCGATCCAGCACGCTTAACGTATCCTCAATGGACTTCATATTGTTGCGCGAAATGTTGGCGATAATCGTATCCAGGTCGTCGCCCGGTTGGATATCCGTGTACTGGTCCTTCCGCTCGTCGTCCATCGAGCCAAGCGCCGCTGAAATACTGACGATAAAGCTACGGTAACCGCTGTATCCCATCGTTTTGCAGAACCGAAGCACAGAAGCATCGCTTGTTTTGCTCAGCTTGGCCAAGCTTTTGATCGACAGGTGGGGAATGTCTTCCGTATTAGCGAGAATATATTCCGCTACCATGCGCTCGACCGGCGTCAGATTCTCCTTCATATCGCGAATTTTGATCAAAATATTATCATGAATTGCCATCTTCATACCTACTTCACTATTTGGATATGTTTACTAGACTTGCAATCCTATCTTAAGCGCAAAGCTGACAAAAAACAAGCAAACCATGTGAAATTTTTTGGAAATTCATTCATTAAGTTTTGGAATTTTATTTTAAAGTATAAACATCTTTATGATATTAATTTACGAATTATATTATCGCAATGTAAACAAAAAGTCTCTATCTTACTGAATATATCCCTTATCTCTCATCAAATGTTCTTTCTAAAATAGTGTAAATAAATTGGAGTTAATATCTCCCAGTAATGGATTTTGTCTGATTCGAGTTCGCGGATTCTGGGTATGATGTAAGGGAGTCAAATGTGAATAAGCGAGCGATTTTAAGGGAGGAGATTGATATGCCGATTGACGCATATTTGTATTTCGACGGCAACTGCCGTGAAGCGGTTGAGTTTTACGCCCAGGCGTTTGGCGTGGAGCGGCCGCAAATCATGACCTACGGCGAAGCGCACTCCGCAGAGCCGGATTATACGCTTCCTGAAGAGGCGAAGGATCGGGTCATGCACGCCAACTTGAAGATAAGCGGCAGCAACCTGATGTTCTCCGATGTGTTCCCGGGTTCCCCTTATACCGTTGGAACCAATATCAGTTTGGCGCTGATCAGCACCAATCGGGAGGAAATCACTACCGCGTTTGAGCGCCTCAAAGAAGGCGGCTCGGTTAAAATGGAGCTGCAAGAAACGTTCTGGAGCCCTTGTTACGGCAACCTAAAGGACAAATACGGCATCGAATGGCAGCTCAGTTATGACGACGGGAGAAACAGCAAGTAAACCTGCCATTTCTATCCCAAGTAGTACGAACAAAAAAACAACCCCTTCTCTTTTGATTGAGAAGCGGGTTGTTTCCTCTGGATTGATGAAATTTTAGACAAACACATGTACTAATTCAATATTTCGTTCTCTCGACAAATCCCGGAACTGCCATTCGTCGATTTGCACCAACGGTTTGAAAATATCGGTAGGGTTGTTCCATACGATC
This region includes:
- a CDS encoding VOC family protein, with amino-acid sequence MPIDAYLYFDGNCREAVEFYAQAFGVERPQIMTYGEAHSAEPDYTLPEEAKDRVMHANLKISGSNLMFSDVFPGSPYTVGTNISLALISTNREEITTAFERLKEGGSVKMELQETFWSPCYGNLKDKYGIEWQLSYDDGRNSK
- a CDS encoding MurR/RpiR family transcriptional regulator; this translates as MAIHDNILIKIRDMKENLTPVERMVAEYILANTEDIPHLSIKSLAKLSKTSDASVLRFCKTMGYSGYRSFIVSISAALGSMDDERKDQYTDIQPGDDLDTIIANISRNNMKSIEDTLSVLDRGEVARAVKALRASNRIVFFGIGASGLVCQDGEQKFSRINKMCHSYTDGHSQLTAATLLGKGDVAIFVSNSGNTLEIIETLEIAKKNNATTVAITKYNKSELADKADILLGISTPEITMRSGAMGSRIAMLTIIDMLFAGVASAEYQNVKKYLTKTHSILAAKHKR
- the murQ gene encoding N-acetylmuramic acid 6-phosphate etherase, whose product is MEEYYAGLTTEAINQNTLRIDECSTEEMLRLLNREDATVPASVAAEIPQITKAVDLLHQLLMQGGRMFYIGAGTSGRLGVLDASECPPTFGVDPELVQGHIAGGDIALRAAVEGYEDNEEEGIALIERLGVTNKDAVIGISASGSASFVIASLKKAAELGATTIGIVNNKASKLEAVCDICISPVVGPEAIMGSTRLKAGTAQKLVLNMLTTCTMVKLGKTYNNLMVDLKASNKKLYDRSIRILKIATGVDSATAAKVLEEASLNCKLAILMIKTGMKAKEAERVLSECDGNLKLAIRTQNKVV